From a region of the Lentilactobacillus curieae genome:
- a CDS encoding ATP-binding cassette domain-containing protein, with the protein MSKFNYQFAQGQLYLIIATNGTGKTTFFRTLTNLIKREQGEISFNQKSFEHSKHHIFFYESSDWFDGNLSALDYLKFVKRQWHSTREIKEVVKFWGMEEYVKVPIKKYSLGMKQRLLIAMYFISNADYLIMDEITNGLDEDSRSLLYEKLRISTREENKCIIISSHYRTDMNPIADHVLELKNQVMKEVD; encoded by the coding sequence TTGAGTAAATTTAACTACCAATTCGCTCAAGGACAACTATATTTAATTATTGCTACAAACGGGACGGGAAAAACGACTTTTTTTAGAACCCTAACTAACCTTATAAAACGTGAACAAGGAGAAATTAGCTTTAATCAAAAATCATTTGAACATAGTAAGCACCACATATTTTTCTATGAATCATCAGATTGGTTTGATGGAAATCTGTCAGCGCTTGATTATCTGAAGTTTGTTAAACGACAATGGCATTCAACCCGCGAAATAAAGGAAGTGGTTAAGTTTTGGGGAATGGAAGAATACGTTAAAGTACCAATCAAAAAGTATTCTCTAGGTATGAAGCAACGCTTATTAATTGCGATGTACTTTATTAGTAATGCCGATTATTTAATTATGGACGAAATTACCAATGGGCTTGACGAAGATAGTAGATCACTTCTCTACGAGAAATTAAGAATCTCTACCAGAGAAGAGAATAAATGTATCATCATTTCTTCGCATTATCGTACTGACATGAATCCCATTGCAGATCATGTTCTCGAATTAAAAAATCAAGTTATGAAAGAAGTTGATTGA
- a CDS encoding LysM peptidoglycan-binding domain-containing protein, translating into MKKLVTTLLATTAAALGLFFAGSANADASTNYTVKSGDSVWAISQKFDTTIDAIENANNIQAHLILPGEKLVIPDANSAATTTAAPAQQTTTATATQQPAATTQQSTQTYSQPAASTQTQTTSSAANYNGGSTKSYVLSQMASRTGVPASTWNYIIQRESNWQPSVRNSSSGAYGLFQNMHISGGSVQDQVNAAVSLYHSQGMGAWSM; encoded by the coding sequence TTGAAGAAATTAGTTACTACATTACTTGCAACAACTGCTGCTGCTTTAGGTTTGTTCTTTGCTGGTTCAGCTAACGCTGACGCATCAACAAACTACACTGTTAAGTCAGGCGACTCTGTTTGGGCTATCTCACAGAAGTTTGACACTACAATCGACGCAATCGAAAATGCTAACAATATTCAAGCTCACCTTATCCTTCCAGGTGAAAAGTTAGTTATTCCTGACGCTAACAGTGCTGCAACTACTACTGCTGCACCTGCACAACAAACTACTACAGCTACTGCAACTCAACAACCTGCAGCAACTACTCAACAAAGTACTCAAACTTACAGCCAACCAGCTGCAAGCACACAAACTCAAACTACTAGCTCAGCTGCCAACTACAATGGCGGAAGCACAAAGAGCTACGTGCTTAGCCAAATGGCTTCAAGAACCGGTGTACCTGCATCAACTTGGAACTACATCATCCAACGTGAATCAAACTGGCAACCATCAGTTCGTAACAGTTCATCTGGTGCCTATGGTTTATTCCAAAACATGCACATCAGTGGCGGTTCAGTTCAAGACCAAGTTAACGCTGCCGTAAGTCTATACCACTCACAAGGTATGGGCGCTTGGTCAATGTAA
- a CDS encoding YhgE/Pip domain-containing protein: MFKNKYLGFTIVASIILTLVMVSVQIPYAKSKPRDVPVAIVNEDAGAMGSKVVNQIESTTNKTKKSDRVLNWHEVSSESAVKKSMDKQHYYGALVIPKDFSQKMATLIKNPKSTAANIDILINQQKNSTLATSVQTIMTTMVNKIGAGLRGQIVGNLEKAHASLPAATVNKLANPITTKVTVTHKYSKLASANSVFFQPIWLTSLVSSLLLYFAFKDKNKWRSRLHIVTHKTGFMVIAAVVASAIGFLTTGYVTWILGYNFSNPMVIGSFMAIASFAFIMLFSGFIAWLGFPAIILFVLLLFFSIPLMSLAPQLLPSFYQHYILPWLPMRFLFDGAKSLLFYHANLWNSATSGLIIVMVTGMAVFFLETFSPKKSRQLNN, translated from the coding sequence ATGTTCAAAAATAAATATCTTGGCTTTACTATCGTAGCCAGCATCATCCTGACTTTAGTCATGGTTTCAGTTCAAATTCCTTACGCTAAATCAAAACCCCGGGACGTTCCAGTCGCCATTGTAAATGAAGATGCTGGGGCAATGGGCTCAAAAGTCGTTAACCAAATTGAAAGCACCACAAATAAAACTAAGAAGTCTGATCGAGTTCTTAACTGGCATGAAGTTAGTAGTGAATCTGCCGTTAAAAAATCAATGGACAAGCAACATTATTATGGTGCCTTAGTCATTCCCAAGGATTTCAGTCAAAAAATGGCAACACTGATTAAAAATCCCAAATCTACAGCAGCAAATATTGATATTTTAATTAATCAGCAAAAAAACAGCACCCTTGCAACTTCAGTTCAAACAATTATGACCACCATGGTAAATAAAATTGGTGCTGGCCTGCGGGGACAAATTGTTGGTAATCTTGAAAAAGCTCACGCTAGCCTGCCAGCAGCAACGGTTAATAAACTTGCTAACCCAATCACTACCAAAGTTACGGTAACTCACAAGTATTCAAAGTTAGCTTCAGCCAACTCAGTCTTTTTCCAACCAATTTGGCTAACTAGTTTAGTTTCAAGTCTACTATTATATTTCGCATTTAAAGACAAGAATAAGTGGCGTTCAAGATTACACATCGTGACTCACAAAACTGGCTTCATGGTAATCGCTGCGGTAGTTGCATCTGCAATTGGATTTTTAACCACTGGGTACGTAACTTGGATCCTCGGGTACAACTTCTCAAACCCAATGGTCATTGGGAGCTTCATGGCAATCGCATCATTTGCATTCATAATGTTGTTCTCGGGATTCATCGCCTGGCTTGGTTTTCCAGCAATTATCCTGTTTGTACTATTATTGTTCTTCTCAATCCCATTAATGTCACTTGCACCACAATTACTTCCAAGTTTCTATCAACACTACATTCTTCCTTGGCTCCCAATGAGATTTCTCTTTGATGGTGCCAAAAGCCTCCTGTTCTACCACGCAAACCTTTGGAACTCAGCAACTTCTGGTTTAATCATTGTGATGGTAACTGGAATGGCCGTCTTTTTCCTAGAAACCTTTTCACCAAAGAAGAGCCGGCAATTAAATAATTAG
- a CDS encoding TetR/AcrR family transcriptional regulator, which translates to MAYDNKIKQTNKIIVDSFLELLSTKTFEEISVSDISKLAGINRGTFYRHYIDKYDLLEKVEEEFFEVMGKIPRGMMDPKIPTEVIKGNLKDYLRSLFVIVRENSRLLEKLLSDNGDQRFKSRLKEQLSYRIKNSLVLEEKQRPLDLDLAIEFISSADVAVFEYIVDHPEKTQEDIFDTFFYLLINGPMNTLINVGK; encoded by the coding sequence ATGGCATACGATAACAAGATTAAACAAACAAATAAAATCATTGTGGATAGTTTCTTAGAGCTTTTGAGCACTAAAACTTTTGAAGAAATCTCAGTTAGCGATATTTCAAAACTAGCGGGAATCAACCGCGGAACGTTTTATCGGCATTACATCGACAAATATGATTTGCTTGAAAAAGTGGAGGAAGAATTCTTCGAAGTGATGGGAAAGATTCCCAGAGGAATGATGGATCCTAAAATTCCTACCGAAGTTATCAAAGGTAACTTAAAGGATTATTTGCGCTCGTTATTCGTGATTGTTAGAGAAAATTCGCGGCTATTGGAAAAGTTATTAAGCGATAATGGTGACCAACGGTTTAAGTCGAGGTTGAAAGAACAGCTTTCATACAGAATTAAAAACAGTTTGGTGTTGGAGGAGAAACAACGACCGCTTGATTTAGATTTGGCAATTGAGTTCATTAGTTCGGCTGATGTGGCGGTGTTTGAATATATCGTTGATCATCCTGAAAAGACACAGGAAGATATTTTTGACACTTTTTTCTACTTATTAATTAACGGACCAATGAACACGCTGATTAATGTCGGTAAGTAA
- a CDS encoding CopY/TcrY family copper transport repressor, which translates to MIDAKDVSISDSEWEVMRAIWTLKSVTSRQLINIMNETQGWSDSTTKTLLTRLVKKAAVRQVGDNRPFNYEPVVAEKESVARAAVDLFDHMCAMQAGSAIEAVINSREISKNDIQRLQSLLAEKLKTAPEMVACNCLPSNDSSCCEVNENEK; encoded by the coding sequence ATGATTGATGCGAAGGACGTTTCAATTTCAGACTCAGAGTGGGAAGTAATGAGAGCAATCTGGACCTTAAAGTCGGTGACTAGTCGCCAGCTGATCAATATTATGAATGAAACGCAAGGTTGGTCTGACTCAACCACCAAAACCTTGCTGACAAGGTTAGTTAAAAAAGCAGCTGTCAGGCAGGTAGGGGACAATCGACCATTCAATTATGAACCGGTCGTTGCAGAGAAGGAATCAGTTGCAAGAGCTGCCGTGGATTTATTTGATCATATGTGTGCGATGCAAGCTGGTTCGGCAATTGAAGCAGTAATTAATAGTAGGGAAATCTCAAAAAATGATATTCAAAGACTCCAAAGTTTGCTGGCTGAAAAGTTGAAAACTGCTCCTGAAATGGTGGCATGTAACTGCTTGCCGTCAAATGATAGCAGTTGTTGTGAGGTGAACGAAAATGAAAAATGA